TCTCTCCTGGGTACGTGTTGAGCGGCTATCTGACCCGCCTTGCTCCGCTGCCCGTCTTCGTGCTGAACGTCCTGGTGGCAGTGGCCGTCTATCTGGTGGCAGGCGCGACGATCCAGGCTGTGCGGGCCTTGCAGACTGCCAGGCGCTCGGCGGCGCTTGTTCCGAACGGCGAGCTGCAGATGCGTCTGATTCGCGCAGGCATGGCGGCGGCCGGGGCGACCTTCCTGGTCGGCTCGTGGATCCACGTCCAGGTGGAACAGATCGCGCTCGTCCCCCCGACGGGCTACCTCTTCCTCAAGAAGCTCGGTGAACCGCCGCTGAAGGGTCTCTCGCTGGTATCCAATTCATACATCGCGCCGGCGACGTGGTATACGGGCCAGTGGGGCTACATCGACGAGGAGCTGGCCGCGAGCAGCTTCGAGCTGACCGATCGTGGCTACACGTTCACCCGTGGAACGGGGACGTACCTCTGGCTGCGCGACGCGGCGACGAACCCCGCCTACGCCTCCCCGGACCTGTTCGTCTGTATGCGTTTGCCGAGCCTTGCGGCCGTGCTGCAGCGCGAACAAGGCACGGTCGCGAAGAATTACACCTGCGGTGCGTCCGGGATCGTGGAGATCGCCGCCGGTGAGCGGTCGTCGCCGTTCCAGTTCGAGCTGATCGACCGCGATCCCTCGCCGCGCGACGCCTGGGCCATTGTGCGAACGCGCTGGGACGTGCCGCCGTACCTCTCTCCGCTCGGTGACGGCGCCAACCGCCGCTTCGTGGATGTTGAGCGCGTGGAGATCGGCGACCAGATGACGTTGCGCCTCCGGTACCAGTATATGCACCAGGAGGCTGTGCCTGAGTCCGGCACGCGGATCGTGCTGGAAGGTCTTCGGCGCGATGGTGCCGTCTGCACGCTGCTCGAATCTGGCCCGACAGAGACGCTGTTCCCGACGTCGAGTATGCGCGGGCGCATGCGGGTGGTCGTCACGCCGAGCACGGCGGCGGTGGCTGGCCCGAGCTACGACAGCGCTCGATTCGTCCTCGGACGCGATTCGAACGCCGATCCCTGTCGGGGCAAGACCGTGCGGCCCGAGTAGCCTGCCGGGGGCGGCAACGCGCAGTGGGTGTTTGGCCTTTCCCGTATACTCGCCGGCCGTGCCTGAGGTCGTCGCGTCCAGGGCCGGGTCACCGCTGATGCCAGGCGGCCCCCGCTCGCCAGCCCGAGTCGTATCGCTTGCCTCCATCGGGCCGCTGGCGGTTGCCGTCGCCTTCCTGGCCATCTTCGGGTGGATGCTGCTCGCCAGCGACTTCCTTCCCTATGTCACCGACAACAACGAGTCATTTTCCAGCCTCTGGCACGCCTACAACCTCTACCACTTCGATATCCGTGGAACGGCCGGCCTGACCGACGAGGCGTCCAGCCCGCACCCGGAGGCGCACGCCTTTCTGCACACCCACCAGGGCAACGTGCCGCGGCTGTTCGCGTTCGTGCTCTATGTGCTCGGCGCGCGGACCATCGAAAGCCAGATCGGCCTGACGACGCTGCTCGTCGGCGGCCTGACGTTTGCGTTGGTGTATCGCCTCTTCTGGCGTCTGGTTGGGCCGCTCTTCGCAACGGTCGTGTGCCTGGTGCTGGTAACGGACTACCTGTTCGTGGCGCAATGGATCGCCGTCACGTACCGCGTGTGGCACTTCGTCTTCGTGTTCGGGGTGCTGGCCTGCGTCTGCGAGCTTGGCGAGGCGAGGGCGCGCCGGGCGGCCCTGGCGCTGGCGGCGTTGTTTGCGGCCGTCTTCTACTACGAGCTGGTCTTCGCCGGTTTCGTCGCGGTCTTCGCCGGCCTGTTCGCCGGCTGGCGCTACCTGCGGCGGCCGAAACTCCTGCTGCTGAGCTGGACGCTCCAGGCGCTCGGCGCGGCGGTCGGCGTCGGGGTGCTGGCCGCGCAGCTCACCCTCCATTTCGGGTGGGCCGTGGCCGTCGAGGACTTTCGCCTGACCTTTACGGCACGCAACGCGGCGGCCTCCGACCCGGCGCTGATGGCCTACATGGTGGACTTCTTCCTGCGCCACAAGATCGTCTTCTGGCAGAACGTCGTGGATGCCCGCTCGTTTCGAACGGTCGAGCAGTTCACGCTGTTGCTCACCACGCTGCATCTCCAGTGGTACAGCCCGTTCGTGGTGTTTCAGGTGGGGATCGTGCTGGCCGGGTGGGGCGTCGGACTGGCTGGGGATGCTGTCGAGTGGGTGCACGCGCGGATGGGCCGGCGTGCTCGCCTCCCAGAGCGCCCGAACGAGGCGTCCGCCAGCATGCTGGCGCGCGGGGGCGTCGTGCTGGCCGCGCTTGGATCGACCACCGTCTTCGTGCTGCTCGCAGTCCTCCGCGACGAGGCGTTTCTGGCCCAGGGGATGACCGGGGCCTCGTTCGCGCAGCGGACGGGCGGCCTGGGCTGGGTGGTGCTCGGCGGCCTGGTTGGCGTGGTCGGGCTGGCCGCCTGGGATGGGCAGCGCGGTTGGCGCTCGCTGCTGGCGGAGCTGGGGCGATTGTCGCTGCCGCGGGTGGCGCTCACCGTGGCGCTGCTGCTGACCATTGTCCTGGTGATGCGCCAGCAGCCGTACCTCTACCTGGAGAGCAACCTCCCGATCTGGCATCGCCTGATGCACCTCGCCGCGCCGGTCTGGCTGCTGCGCCTGACCACGCTGATCCTGTGCGCGTTGGCAGCGGCCCTGGCCCTGCTCGGGCCGGGCCGCGTGCTCGGGCCGGAATGGGCGGCTCGACTCAAGGGCGTCGGGTCATACGTGGTCTGCGGGCTGCTGGCCTACTCGGCGGTCTACCTGATCTCGCCAGGATACGTGTACAGCGGCTACCTGAGCCGCTACGCACCGCTTGCCGTGTTCGTGTTCAATGTAGCCGTGGGGATCGGCATCTGCCTGCTGCTGGCGGCGACGCTCCGCACCGCAGCGTTCGCGCGGCGCCGGCTGTCCGGCGCGACCGTTCCCAGGGCGCCGCTCTCACACATCGCCCCGCTGGTCCGAGCCGGGTTCCTGGTGGTTGCGCTCGCCGTCCTGGTCGGGTTCTGGCTCCACGTGCAGCTCGTACAGGTGCGGCTCTTTCCGCCAGACGCATTCTTGTGGGTCAAGCTGCTGGGTCAGCCGCCGTTCAAGGGGCAGAGCCTCGTGTCGAACAACTACGTCGCCCCGTTCACCATCCTCACCGGTGAGTGGGGCTACATCAACACGACGCTTGCCCTGGACGAGATCGAGCTGACGGACGATGGGTATCGTGTCGACGTCGGCAGGCAGGAGTATCTCTGGCTGGCCGATGGTAGAACGAATCCCGCCTACCTCAAGCCTGACCTGTTTGTCTGTGCGCGCCCGCCGGTCACGTTCACCATCCTGCAGCGTGTCACCGATCAGGCCGACGAGATCGACGGGTGCGGCAGCGTCCCACTGGTCGCCAACGCCGCGGCGGGCGGCCAGCCGTACCTTCAGCACCAGCTGGTGGCCCGCGACACCTCGCCCTACGACTCCTGGGCCATCGTGCGCCTGGATTGGGACTTCCCGCCCTTCCTCGCGCCGCTCGGAGGCGGGGCCGGCCGTCGGCGTGTCGACGTGACCCCCGAGGTGCGCAACGGTCAGACCGTCCTGCGTGTGCGCTACGAGTACCGTCACCAGGAGGGCGTGCCAGAGCGGGGCACGCGGCTCCGCCTTGAAGGGGTGACTGGTGACGGCGGCGTCTGCACACTGGCCGAGGCTGCCGCCGCCGACTCGCTCACTGTCCCCGCCGACGTTCGTGGCCGCGTGCGGGTGCTGGTGACGCCGGCCACGGCCACGAAGGCCGGCGTGTCCTCCGCGAGCGAGGCGTTTGTTCTCGGCTCGGATCCGGCCGCCGACCCCTGCGGTGGGCGAACGGTCCGCCGGGAGTAGCCGGCCGGGCTAGACTATCGCCGTGGGCAGCGGCCGTGTCAGCGCCGACTGCTGGGAGAAGTGTGATGGCCGGTCAGCTCGACGACGTGGTGATCGTGGAGGCCGTGCGGACGCCCATCGGACGACGGAATGGATCGCTCAAGGACGTGCGGCCTGACGAGCTGATGGCGCAGACGCTCTCGGCGCTGGTGGCGCGCGCCGGCATCGATGCCGGCCTGGTGGATGATGTGATCCTCGGCTGCGTGGCGCAGATCGGGGAGCAGGGCGCGAACGTCGCGCGGCTGGCTGTGCTGGAGGCCGGGTTCCCTGTCGAGGTGCCGGCCGTGAGCCTGGACCGGATGTGCAGCTCGGGTCAGCAGGCTGTCCACTTCGCGGCGCAGGCTATCGCCAGCGGACAGGCCGACGTGGTCATCGCCGGGGGCGTCGAGTCGATGTCGCGGGTGCCGCTGGCCGCCGACTACCCCCAGACCTGGAGCCAGAAGCTGTCCGGGCGCTCGGATGTCGAGATCAGCACCAACCAGGGCACCTCAGCCGACCTGATCGCCGAGCGCTGGGGCCTGTCGCGGCAGGAGCTGGACCAGTTCGCCTTCGAGAGCCACTTGAAGGCTGGCGCAGCCCGCGCGGCCGGCCGCTTCGCGTCGCAGATCGTGACCGTGGACGTGGCCGGGCCGGACGGCGCAGCTGTCCCCTTCCAGCAGGACGAGGGCATCCGGATGCCGCCCTCGCTGGAACGGATGGCGGCGCTGCAGCCGGCCTTCGACGCCGGCGGCACCGCGACTGCAGCCAACGCCAGCCAGATCTCGGACGGGGCAGCGGCGCTCCTGCTGACCTCTCGACAGAAGGCGGCCCAGCTCGGGCTGCGTCCGCGCGCCCGGCTGCGCTCGACGGCCGTCGTCGGCTCGGACCCGCTGCTGATGCTGACCGGCCCGATCCCCGCCACCCACAAGGTGCTGGACCGGGCCGGCATGGCGCTGTCGGACGTGGACGTCGTCGAGATCAACGAGGCGTTTGCGTCGGTCGTGCTGGCCTGGGCGCGCGAGTTGGAACCCGACATGGCGAAGGTCAACCCGAACGGCGGCGCGATTGCACTCGGGCACCCGCTGGGGGCCACCGGCGCGATCTTGCTGACCAAGCTGCTCTACGAGCTGGAGCGGCAGGACAAGGCGGTGGGCTTGCAGACCATGTGCGTCGGCTTCGGGCAGGCGACGGCCACCATCGTCGAGCGCGAGTAGGTCGGCGGCGCGCAGCGACGTTGCTCGCGCCCGGCGGCGAACGGCGGATGCCGGACCCCGGACCCCCCTCTCCCGTCGACGGAGAGGGGGCGGGGGTCTGGGGGATCTGACCTACTTCGCGTTGCTGTCCATCTCGAAGACGCCGAACATGTTGCCGTCCAGGTCGAGCGCGTAGGCCACCCAGCCCATGCCGGGCACCGGCATCTTCTCCAGGCAGATCGTCCCGCCAGCGGACCTGATGGCCTCGACAGCGGCGTCTACCGAGGGGACGCCCATCGTGTTGGTGGTCCCCGGCGGCATGCCGTCCTGGCGGATCAGCATGCCGCCGTTGATGCCGGCCTCGCCGTCCGGGCCGGTGGTGACCATCCAGTACTTCATGTTCGGGTCACCCGAGAATTCCTGGAACCGCCAGTCGAAGAGCTTTGAGTAGAACGCCTGGGCCTTCTCCGGGTCCGACACGCTGAGCTCGAAATGAACAGGTCGGGGCATGGAGGCCTCCACAGCGCGCCGCGAGGAGTGCGGCGACCACGCCACGAGGATGGAGTAGCTGCATGGTCGTGGCCGCCGCGGCGGCGTGCATATGCACACTCCCAGCCTACGATACGAACAGATGTTCTGCAAGCCCCTGAGCGTTACGGATAGATCACACGTTCTACTGGCTGGTGTGACTGCCTGCCCTTGCCCGCGGCGCTGCTGCGCGGCGATCTTGGCGGGCGGCGGCCGGTGACTCAGCCGGAGCGGCTCGGCGCCCCGATCGCCTGAACGCCTCGGCGTGCGGCACCCGCGCCTGCCAGCGCCTCTGTATCCGACCCGAGCGCCAGCGTGCCCTTCACCAGCCGGCCCAGTTCCTGCACCATGCCGGGCCACTGGGTGTCGCCAAACGCCTGAACGATGCCGTCCTGGGCGTCGCGCCAGCGGGGGATCGCCCGTGCCAGCAGGTCGCGCCCGGGATCGCTCAGGCCAAACTGAATCTGGCGGCTGCCCTGGGCGGGGCGGGCCTCGATCAGCCCATCGGTCCGCAGCAGCTTCAGATTCCGGGTCAAGGTCGTCCGATCCATGACCAGCCCGTGCGCCAGGTCGTTGGTGGTCACCCAGCCGGCGAGCGCCAGGGCGCTCAGAATGGTGAACTGGGTGGAGCGGATGCCGACCGCGGCCAGGGCGCGATCGAAATGCTGGGTCACGGCTCGGGAGGCCCGGCGCAGATTGAATCCTGCGCACGTCGAGGCGATGCCGAGGCTGATCTGCCGCAGGGTCTCAGGGTCGCTTGACGGAAATTCTGGCGGGAGTGAGTCGACCACGGTAGTCTTTCTAAAAGAGCATCACTCTACAAAGACTAGTGTACCGCTGAACGTGGGCGCGCGGCGTTGACGTGAGCGGACCATCCTGCTACGCTCACGGCGCGGCGGTGGCCAGCCCGGCATGCCCGGGGGCCGTTGCCCACGTCTGTGAGGCAGGTCTATACTGCCTCGGAAACGAGCGATGAAGGGGCTCTCCAGGCGAGTCCAGCCGGCATTGGTGCACGGAAGGACACTGGCCGTTCAACGCGCGGCACGCGTGGCGTCCCCGACGACGAGCCAGTTTCGAGGTTCCTTCAGTGTCTGACTACACCGGGCTGTTCGTGTACCTGTTCCTGGCGGCGGCAATTGTCACCGTCATCGTCGCCATCTCTGGTCTGCTTTCCCCGAGGCGTCCGTCCGAGGCGAAGTATCGCCCGTACGAGTGCGGCGTCTCCGAGGTCGAGAGCACCGAGCACCGATGGCCCGTACGCTTCGCGCTGGTCGCGATGCTGTTCCTCGTGTTCGACGTGGAAGCGCTGTTCTTCTACCCCTGGGCCATCCTCGTTCGCGAGCTGCGGTGGACCGGGATCATCGCCATCGCCGGGTTCTTCGCAGTGCTCGGCGTTGGATACGTCTACGCACGCGCCCGTGGCGCGCTGAAATGGCGGTAACCGCATGACGATGGAGCTTCCGATGGCCGCCAATCGCGGCGGCCATGTGCGAGACGCGTCGCCGGGCTTCCTGCTCGGCAAGCTCGCGGACTGGAGCCGCGAGACGTCGCTCTGGCCGGCGACGTTCGGGCTGGCCTGTTGCGCTATCGAGATGATGGCGGCGTCGGCAGCCCACTACGACATCGCGCGGTTCGGCTCGGAGGTCTTCCGGGCCAGCCCGCGTC
This genomic stretch from Chloroflexota bacterium harbors:
- a CDS encoding NADH-quinone oxidoreductase subunit A; translated protein: MSDYTGLFVYLFLAAAIVTVIVAISGLLSPRRPSEAKYRPYECGVSEVESTEHRWPVRFALVAMLFLVFDVEALFFYPWAILVRELRWTGIIAIAGFFAVLGVGYVYARARGALKWR
- a CDS encoding winged helix-turn-helix transcriptional regulator, with the translated sequence MTQHFDRALAAVGIRSTQFTILSALALAGWVTTNDLAHGLVMDRTTLTRNLKLLRTDGLIEARPAQGSRQIQFGLSDPGRDLLARAIPRWRDAQDGIVQAFGDTQWPGMVQELGRLVKGTLALGSDTEALAGAGAARRGVQAIGAPSRSG
- a CDS encoding VOC family protein encodes the protein MPRPVHFELSVSDPEKAQAFYSKLFDWRFQEFSGDPNMKYWMVTTGPDGEAGINGGMLIRQDGMPPGTTNTMGVPSVDAAVEAIRSAGGTICLEKMPVPGMGWVAYALDLDGNMFGVFEMDSNAK
- a CDS encoding thiolase family protein, with protein sequence MAGQLDDVVIVEAVRTPIGRRNGSLKDVRPDELMAQTLSALVARAGIDAGLVDDVILGCVAQIGEQGANVARLAVLEAGFPVEVPAVSLDRMCSSGQQAVHFAAQAIASGQADVVIAGGVESMSRVPLAADYPQTWSQKLSGRSDVEISTNQGTSADLIAERWGLSRQELDQFAFESHLKAGAARAAGRFASQIVTVDVAGPDGAAVPFQQDEGIRMPPSLERMAALQPAFDAGGTATAANASQISDGAAALLLTSRQKAAQLGLRPRARLRSTAVVGSDPLLMLTGPIPATHKVLDRAGMALSDVDVVEINEAFASVVLAWARELEPDMAKVNPNGGAIALGHPLGATGAILLTKLLYELERQDKAVGLQTMCVGFGQATATIVERE